Proteins encoded in a region of the Stieleria neptunia genome:
- a CDS encoding CvpA family protein: MADSTATNPFRRKKKRRKPKPGDPIPMPAWLFYPLSLGSLAAAVLLYRRGDPVTAITIVVIALAGWGGFRMGFARIAASILALVAAVAYAPAMGMHYQAAFSERFGTTGLTNRFLCIAAIGVLISLVVTLGISMISNWVLAKRRVWKGANQFAGLAIGWVEGVAICYLLLGGLISLQMWQRADDIKDNAVATAVDDWASRTRQSLLGPFIRDYNPFQRFEPLAGVGEFRQTVQRLGDPENVQRLLEDPGIAELRSDPAFNAAIDEIRNDPALNEWIEQNRPPDRQLLLHLMSSPGLMHLVDHPDFLPKARQAIQEMR, from the coding sequence ATGGCCGATTCCACCGCGACGAATCCGTTTCGACGCAAGAAAAAACGACGAAAGCCGAAACCGGGTGACCCGATCCCCATGCCGGCGTGGCTGTTTTATCCGCTGTCACTGGGCAGCCTCGCCGCGGCGGTTCTGCTGTACCGACGCGGTGATCCCGTCACCGCCATCACGATCGTTGTCATCGCGCTGGCCGGTTGGGGCGGGTTCAGGATGGGGTTCGCCCGGATCGCGGCATCAATCCTGGCACTCGTCGCCGCGGTCGCCTACGCGCCGGCGATGGGCATGCACTACCAGGCCGCGTTTTCCGAACGATTCGGCACCACTGGGCTGACCAATCGTTTCCTTTGCATCGCCGCCATCGGCGTGCTGATCTCGTTGGTCGTCACACTCGGGATCTCGATGATCAGCAACTGGGTGTTGGCAAAACGCCGCGTCTGGAAAGGGGCCAATCAATTCGCCGGTCTCGCCATCGGATGGGTCGAAGGGGTCGCGATCTGTTACCTGCTGCTCGGTGGACTGATCAGTCTGCAAATGTGGCAGCGTGCGGACGACATCAAGGACAACGCCGTCGCGACGGCCGTCGACGATTGGGCCTCGCGAACACGTCAAAGCCTGCTCGGCCCGTTCATTCGTGACTACAACCCCTTCCAGCGCTTCGAGCCGCTGGCCGGCGTCGGCGAGTTCCGCCAAACGGTGCAACGATTGGGCGACCCCGAAAACGTCCAGCGTCTGTTGGAGGATCCCGGCATCGCAGAACTGCGATCCGATCCCGCCTTCAATGCAGCGATCGATGAGATTCGCAACGATCCGGCGCTCAACGAGTGGATCGAGCAGAATCGTCCGCCGGACCGACAGTTGCTGCTGCATTTGATGAGCAGCCCCGGCTTGATGCATCTGGTGGACCATCCCGATTTTCTGCCCAAGGCCCGTCAAGCGATCCAGGAAATGCGTTAG
- the moaA gene encoding GTP 3',8-cyclase MoaA has protein sequence MTTPSPAERPTDSAIADPLVDRFDRVHRSLRISVTDRCNLRCFYCMPEIGAEFAPRATLLTFEEIRRIADVLASRCGIRDVRLTGGEPLVRKDLPRLVEMLASIDALDDLSLTTNGILLEQFAEPLRRAGLKRLNISIDTLDEVNFQKVSRRSGINQVIRGIDAAIATGFETIKLNTTAVKGVTESEIISLVQFAIERNVQIRFIEFMPLDTDRCWRTENVLSGETIGAMIERAFGPLVPVPPPVASQPATDFRLPGGQSIGLIQSVTKPFCDACDRIRLTADGAIRNCLFSQQEFSIRELLRRGLRDDELVDQFRRAVAAKAAGHGIDDGDFSPPERPMYSIGG, from the coding sequence TTGACCACGCCTTCCCCTGCCGAACGTCCGACCGACAGCGCGATCGCTGACCCGCTGGTCGATCGATTCGATCGCGTCCACCGCAGTCTGCGGATCAGCGTGACCGACCGATGCAATCTGCGCTGCTTTTACTGCATGCCGGAAATCGGCGCCGAGTTCGCCCCGCGTGCGACGTTGCTGACGTTTGAAGAGATCCGGCGGATCGCCGACGTGTTGGCCTCGCGTTGCGGGATCCGGGACGTTCGTCTGACCGGTGGTGAACCGCTGGTGCGAAAGGACCTGCCCCGACTGGTCGAGATGCTGGCGTCGATCGATGCATTGGACGATTTGTCGTTGACGACCAATGGGATTCTGTTGGAGCAGTTTGCCGAACCGTTGCGGCGGGCCGGATTGAAGCGATTGAACATCAGCATCGACACCCTGGACGAAGTGAACTTTCAAAAGGTCTCGCGGCGGAGCGGTATCAACCAGGTGATCCGCGGAATCGACGCCGCGATCGCGACAGGGTTTGAAACGATCAAACTCAACACGACGGCCGTCAAAGGCGTCACCGAAAGCGAAATCATCTCGCTGGTCCAGTTTGCCATTGAACGCAACGTTCAAATTCGGTTCATCGAGTTCATGCCGCTGGACACCGACCGCTGCTGGCGGACCGAGAATGTGCTCAGCGGCGAGACGATCGGCGCGATGATCGAGCGAGCGTTTGGGCCGCTGGTGCCGGTTCCCCCGCCGGTCGCGTCCCAGCCGGCAACTGATTTCCGCTTGCCGGGCGGGCAGTCGATCGGGCTGATCCAGTCGGTGACCAAGCCGTTTTGTGATGCATGCGACCGCATTCGTTTGACAGCGGACGGCGCGATTCGAAATTGCTTGTTCTCACAGCAAGAATTTTCGATCCGAGAGTTGTTGCGACGTGGCCTTCGCGACGACGAATTGGTCGACCAGTTTCGGCGGGCGGTTGCGGCCAAGGCGGCCGGCCACGGGATCGACGACGGCGACTTTTCGCCGCCCGAGCGGCCGATGTATTCGATCGGCGGGTAA
- a CDS encoding DUF1559 domain-containing protein, translated as MKLNPCRANATRARAFTLVELLVVIAIIGILVGLLLPAVQSAREAARRMSCSNNFKQIGLAVHNYHAAYKQLPIHLNGTRRLPPTGSWFSEYGDDCNMMMLSTFVALTPFFEQQGIWDQISNPNSVDLNNPGVTRVPPWPAMGPTPTEEPNSVVIVNQSNHAYPPWMTEIPTLRCPSDPGVGLPAMGRTNYAACLGDGLHYTDNGPYWFNLRGVPKIEVHNNSNTSLLASARGMFVPRVEKKFRDVLDGLSNTIMYGEIATDLGDRDVRTLAHSFAPGTFSGLRNAPTACRDDIDPDRPRFWDPSLADVMAGNQGRGFRWASGMQPYTAMNTILPPNSETCMSLEDTTPGVLSASSRHQGGVHLLMGDGAVVFITDSVEAGDPTIGTVVYNGTGNRRPGAASPYGLWGALGTRANHEVIQAQLNQ; from the coding sequence ATGAAACTGAATCCATGCCGGGCCAACGCAACCCGGGCGCGAGCGTTCACGCTGGTCGAGCTGTTGGTCGTGATTGCAATCATCGGCATTCTGGTCGGTTTGTTACTACCGGCGGTTCAGTCCGCCCGCGAAGCGGCGCGGCGGATGAGTTGTAGCAACAATTTCAAACAGATCGGCTTGGCCGTTCACAACTACCACGCCGCGTACAAGCAGCTGCCGATTCATCTGAACGGAACCCGCCGTCTTCCACCCACGGGAAGTTGGTTCAGCGAATACGGCGACGATTGCAACATGATGATGCTGAGCACGTTTGTCGCCCTGACGCCGTTCTTTGAACAGCAGGGGATCTGGGATCAGATCAGCAATCCCAACTCGGTTGACCTGAACAATCCAGGGGTGACGCGCGTTCCGCCATGGCCTGCGATGGGCCCGACGCCGACCGAAGAACCCAACAGCGTTGTCATCGTCAATCAAAGCAACCATGCTTATCCACCATGGATGACGGAGATTCCCACGCTCCGCTGCCCCAGCGATCCGGGCGTCGGCCTACCGGCAATGGGACGGACCAACTACGCCGCTTGTCTGGGCGACGGGTTGCACTACACCGACAACGGTCCGTACTGGTTCAACTTGCGTGGGGTTCCCAAGATCGAGGTCCACAACAACTCCAACACCAGCTTGTTGGCTTCGGCGCGGGGCATGTTCGTGCCGCGGGTAGAGAAAAAATTTCGAGACGTGTTGGATGGCCTGTCCAACACCATCATGTACGGTGAAATTGCGACCGATCTGGGCGACCGCGACGTTCGCACCCTGGCGCACAGTTTTGCCCCGGGCACCTTCAGCGGGCTGCGCAATGCCCCCACCGCCTGCCGCGACGACATCGACCCCGACCGTCCCCGATTCTGGGATCCTTCGCTGGCCGACGTGATGGCAGGCAATCAGGGGCGAGGGTTCCGCTGGGCCAGCGGGATGCAACCCTACACGGCGATGAATACGATTCTGCCGCCCAACTCGGAAACCTGCATGTCACTCGAAGACACCACACCGGGCGTGCTGTCGGCGAGCAGCCGTCACCAAGGCGGTGTCCACCTCTTGATGGGCGACGGGGCCGTGGTTTTCATCACCGATTCCGTCGAGGCGGGCGATCCGACCATCGGAACCGTGGTCTACAACGGGACCGGAAACCGCCGCCCCGGGGCGGCAAGCCCGTACGGATTGTGGGGAGCGTTGGGGACGCGAGCCAACCACGAGGTGATCCAAGCGCAGCTCAATCAGTGA
- a CDS encoding class I SAM-dependent methyltransferase, whose amino-acid sequence MSDPTDPFFEPYDRDQIAYGDVPSAPLAAYLDQVDCSGQAIDLGAGAGRDTIELAKAGFHVTAVDLSPRGAERIRQRAEAAGVGSRVQTCVANVCDHEIQPDAFDAICATTVLDHLPADDARRVWNRMMAGLRNGGVVYVEVHTTEDPGSDRWPGSQSDAPQSETAAAVVNYFAPNQLAGWATEEASALRILRYEERLEWDYTHGPEHLHGKAILLAVKTGAHPPWYGQPVAFPRRGA is encoded by the coding sequence ATGTCAGACCCCACCGACCCGTTTTTCGAACCCTACGACCGCGACCAGATCGCCTACGGGGACGTGCCGTCGGCTCCCCTGGCCGCCTACCTGGACCAGGTGGACTGTAGCGGCCAGGCGATCGATCTGGGGGCCGGAGCCGGGCGTGACACCATCGAATTGGCCAAAGCCGGTTTTCACGTGACCGCCGTCGATCTGAGCCCGCGGGGTGCCGAGCGAATCCGGCAACGGGCCGAGGCTGCCGGCGTCGGCTCACGCGTGCAGACCTGTGTGGCGAACGTTTGCGACCATGAAATCCAACCCGACGCCTTCGACGCCATCTGCGCAACGACCGTCTTGGATCATCTCCCGGCCGACGATGCCCGGCGGGTTTGGAACCGAATGATGGCCGGTCTCCGCAACGGCGGCGTGGTTTACGTCGAAGTCCACACGACCGAAGACCCCGGCAGCGACCGATGGCCGGGATCGCAGAGTGATGCCCCCCAAAGCGAGACCGCCGCCGCGGTGGTCAATTACTTTGCCCCCAATCAACTCGCCGGCTGGGCCACCGAGGAAGCCTCCGCGCTGAGGATCTTGCGTTACGAAGAACGCTTGGAATGGGATTACACGCACGGGCCGGAGCATCTGCACGGCAAGGCCATCCTGTTGGCCGTCAAAACCGGCGCGCACCCGCCGTGGTACGGCCAACCGGTCGCGTTCCCGCGACGTGGTGCTTAA
- a CDS encoding DUF2585 family protein produces the protein MQDSRSEPQPEPRSGPTSWARPVWLDLTLIATAMVTTLWLLGQPPWCQCGSYRPWSWEIYSRHNSQHLIDPYTFTHVLHGILFFAALWPLRRRMPAGVRLKTAAVVEAAWEILENTPMIIERYREATISLDYYGDSIANSVFDLLACLAGYAIASRLKWYYSAAILIVVEVALLATIRDSLLLNIIMLVWPSDAILQWQSG, from the coding sequence ATGCAAGACTCCCGATCCGAACCACAACCGGAACCTCGGTCTGGCCCCACCTCGTGGGCGCGGCCGGTGTGGCTGGACCTGACCCTGATCGCGACTGCGATGGTGACGACGTTGTGGTTGCTGGGACAGCCGCCCTGGTGCCAGTGCGGGTCCTACAGACCCTGGTCCTGGGAGATTTATTCCCGGCACAATTCCCAGCACCTGATCGACCCGTACACCTTCACCCACGTGCTGCACGGCATCTTGTTTTTTGCCGCGTTGTGGCCGCTTCGGCGGCGAATGCCCGCCGGCGTTCGATTGAAAACAGCGGCCGTGGTCGAGGCGGCTTGGGAAATTCTTGAGAACACGCCGATGATCATCGAGCGTTACCGCGAGGCGACCATTTCACTGGACTACTACGGCGACTCGATCGCCAACAGTGTCTTCGATCTGTTGGCCTGCCTTGCCGGGTATGCCATCGCATCGCGGCTGAAGTGGTATTACAGCGCGGCCATTTTGATTGTCGTCGAAGTCGCACTGCTAGCAACGATCCGCGACAGTCTGCTGTTGAACATCATCATGCTGGTCTGGCCCAGCGACGCGATTCTGCAGTGGCAATCAGGATGA
- a CDS encoding SDR family oxidoreductase produces MNNLFELNSDVAAVIGGTGELGGLMAEALGAGGAKVAVIGRNAERGEARAKKITDGGGEAKFFAADGLSGESLDAARQAISQWAGAPTSVLVNAAGGNRPEATIPPGGDFCKLPLDAWRDVFDLNLVGGALLPCQVFGQDMIDAGVGSIINIASMSGIIPLSRVVAYSAAKSAVINLTMWLAREWATTGVRVNAISPGFFPAEQNRKLLFNDDGSYTERGGQIIGHTPMGRFGKPEELAGATIWLASRKASSFVTGQNIAIDGGFASVTI; encoded by the coding sequence ATGAATAATCTATTTGAACTCAATAGCGACGTCGCGGCGGTGATTGGTGGAACCGGCGAATTGGGCGGGCTGATGGCTGAAGCACTCGGCGCCGGCGGCGCCAAGGTCGCCGTGATCGGCCGCAACGCCGAGCGTGGTGAAGCGCGGGCCAAGAAGATCACCGACGGCGGCGGCGAGGCGAAATTCTTTGCCGCCGATGGATTGAGCGGCGAGTCGCTCGATGCGGCCCGGCAGGCGATTTCCCAGTGGGCCGGCGCGCCGACCTCGGTGCTGGTCAACGCGGCCGGCGGCAATCGCCCCGAGGCGACGATTCCTCCGGGAGGCGATTTCTGCAAATTGCCTCTGGACGCTTGGCGCGATGTTTTCGATCTGAACCTGGTCGGCGGTGCACTGCTGCCTTGCCAGGTGTTCGGCCAAGACATGATCGATGCGGGCGTGGGCAGCATCATCAACATCGCATCGATGAGCGGCATCATCCCGCTGTCGCGCGTCGTTGCGTATTCCGCAGCCAAGAGCGCGGTGATCAACCTGACGATGTGGCTGGCCCGTGAATGGGCGACCACGGGGGTTCGCGTCAATGCGATCAGCCCCGGCTTTTTCCCCGCCGAACAAAACCGAAAACTCCTGTTCAACGACGACGGCAGTTACACCGAGCGTGGCGGCCAGATCATCGGGCACACGCCGATGGGCCGATTCGGCAAACCGGAAGAGCTGGCCGGTGCGACCATCTGGCTGGCCAGTCGCAAGGCGTCGTCCTTCGTCACCGGACAAAACATCGCGATCGACGGCGGCTTCGCATCGGTCACCATCTGA
- the larA gene encoding nickel-dependent lactate racemase, with product MQVSLLYGRSGITVPLPRDADVTLIAKPEMPRQGDPIAAVHQALNCPVGSSGAAGLREIAEGAGSACIAICDITRPVPNHLFLRPMIETLVSAGVPLNQVTVLVATGLHRPNLGDELAELIGDPWVLQHVNVVNHDALCDQDHIDLGQTPTRQTPVKIDRRFVQADLRIATGLVEPHFMAGYSGGRKVIAPGLAHADTIRTFHNHRFMSDAAATNCNLHRNPLHEEQLEIVKMIGGAYALNTVIDDQRNLSLVNFGEITASHQDAVAFIGQYCRVSVPRRYPTVITSAAGYPLDKTYYQTVKGMVGAIDILQPGGHLIIVSECSEGLGSEEYAAAQATLTRLGSDGFLQSIRHQPFAEIDAWQTQMQTKATERGTVHLYSSLSPSLQTLTGVSIVDDLEATLQACIDASACKSVAVIPEGPYVIPFVQNEVA from the coding sequence ATGCAAGTGTCGTTGCTTTATGGTCGAAGCGGGATCACGGTGCCCTTGCCGCGCGACGCCGACGTGACGCTGATCGCCAAGCCGGAGATGCCGCGACAGGGCGATCCGATTGCCGCGGTTCACCAGGCATTGAACTGCCCCGTGGGGTCGAGCGGTGCGGCGGGGTTGCGCGAGATCGCCGAGGGGGCCGGAAGCGCCTGCATCGCGATCTGCGACATCACACGGCCGGTCCCGAATCACCTGTTCCTGCGACCGATGATCGAGACCCTCGTGTCGGCCGGCGTGCCGCTAAACCAAGTCACGGTCTTGGTCGCGACGGGATTGCATCGCCCCAATCTCGGTGACGAGCTTGCCGAACTGATCGGCGACCCTTGGGTGTTGCAACACGTCAACGTCGTCAACCACGACGCGCTGTGCGATCAGGACCACATCGATTTGGGCCAAACCCCGACACGGCAGACACCGGTCAAAATCGATCGCCGGTTCGTTCAAGCCGATCTTCGGATCGCCACCGGACTGGTCGAGCCGCATTTCATGGCCGGCTATTCGGGAGGCCGCAAAGTGATCGCGCCCGGGCTGGCACATGCCGACACGATCCGGACGTTTCACAACCATCGATTCATGTCCGACGCCGCCGCCACCAATTGCAACCTGCATCGCAACCCGCTGCACGAAGAACAGTTGGAAATCGTCAAGATGATCGGCGGCGCGTACGCGCTCAACACGGTCATCGACGACCAACGAAACCTGTCCCTGGTCAACTTCGGCGAAATCACCGCAAGCCACCAGGATGCCGTCGCGTTTATCGGCCAGTATTGTCGTGTGAGCGTGCCGCGGCGCTACCCGACGGTGATCACCAGCGCCGCCGGTTACCCGCTGGACAAAACGTATTATCAAACCGTCAAAGGGATGGTCGGTGCGATCGATATCCTCCAGCCCGGCGGCCATCTGATCATCGTGTCCGAGTGCAGCGAAGGGTTGGGATCGGAGGAATACGCCGCCGCCCAGGCGACGCTGACACGCTTGGGATCTGATGGTTTCTTGCAATCGATCCGGCACCAACCGTTTGCGGAGATCGATGCCTGGCAAACCCAAATGCAAACCAAAGCGACGGAGCGGGGAACGGTCCATCTCTACTCTTCGCTTTCTCCGTCATTGCAAACGCTCACCGGCGTCTCGATTGTCGACGATCTCGAAGCCACCCTGCAGGCTTGCATTGACGCCAGCGCATGCAAGTCCGTGGCCGTCATCCCCGAAGGCCCCTACGTGATCCCCTTTGTGCAAAACGAAGTGGCGTAA
- a CDS encoding DUF1800 family protein, whose product MRKQRDRLQWVLPALFLVAWIGSSSLDPAVSQAGEFPVKSSRDVRLMKAKVRASQFLSKATFGPTQASIDALARRISEVGYKRATSQWIDQQFDLAPSSHEAVARDIIHVDGREPDTQGIGVANYRYQAWWHIALTGEDQLRQRVAWALSQIFVIGDSGTGFNNDDRRSLGAGQVSITDWLGMSDYYDMLCDGVDGTYRELLEDVTYHPCMGDWLSSRGNRKADLSAGRFPDENYAREIMQLFSVGLYHMHQDGRLKTDEDGNLIPTYDNEQIKELGRLFTGFKYKHYSRNDFYVPRNFGDPMEIHVAEHDNNLNYSEDPGAPASKTVFGTVLPPLPSAVTQADVKAEIGAGLDAIAGHPNVAPFICRLLIQRLVKSNPSRAYLRRVTRIFNDNGRGVRGDIKAVVKAILTDPELYRGQRTVRRRSPTRVDVIVRGTEYSRLREPILRATSLIRVMRPTTNYAAGYMMLSAGVGGEFGQMPFRSPSVFNFYLPDFQPPGDLIGYTPTRRNPYDALVAPEFQILNGVTANKTLNRLRVWTYRRYVEYGMRKGSCRITFHLEPELELARDLANLDEILQRFDLWLCNGSMSEATKTSIKNALASEPSASNVERLEVMLNAVVLSPDCAIEQ is encoded by the coding sequence ATGCGCAAGCAACGCGATCGACTTCAATGGGTTCTCCCTGCACTGTTCCTCGTCGCATGGATCGGCTCGTCATCGCTTGACCCCGCGGTTTCTCAAGCCGGTGAGTTTCCGGTCAAAAGTTCACGCGACGTGCGGCTGATGAAAGCCAAGGTTCGGGCATCGCAGTTTCTTTCCAAAGCCACCTTCGGTCCGACGCAAGCCTCGATCGACGCACTCGCCCGCCGAATCAGTGAAGTCGGTTACAAACGCGCGACGTCGCAATGGATCGACCAGCAATTCGATTTGGCGCCTTCCTCGCACGAAGCCGTGGCCCGCGACATCATCCACGTCGATGGACGCGAGCCGGACACACAGGGCATCGGTGTTGCTAACTACCGTTATCAAGCCTGGTGGCACATCGCCCTGACCGGCGAAGATCAACTGCGCCAGCGGGTCGCCTGGGCGCTTTCCCAAATCTTTGTGATCGGCGACTCGGGGACCGGTTTCAACAATGACGACAGACGTTCGCTCGGTGCCGGCCAAGTCTCGATCACCGATTGGCTGGGGATGTCCGATTATTACGACATGTTGTGCGACGGTGTCGACGGGACGTATCGCGAGCTACTCGAAGATGTCACCTACCATCCCTGCATGGGTGATTGGCTGAGTTCGCGAGGCAATCGCAAAGCTGACCTCAGCGCGGGGCGTTTCCCCGATGAGAACTACGCGCGAGAGATCATGCAACTGTTCTCCGTCGGTCTGTACCACATGCACCAAGATGGTCGCTTGAAGACCGATGAAGACGGCAACTTGATCCCCACCTACGACAACGAACAAATCAAAGAACTGGGGCGATTGTTCACGGGATTCAAATACAAACACTACTCTCGAAATGACTTTTACGTGCCGCGCAACTTCGGCGATCCGATGGAGATTCATGTTGCCGAGCACGACAACAACTTGAACTACTCCGAAGACCCGGGTGCCCCGGCGAGCAAGACGGTGTTCGGCACGGTGTTGCCTCCGCTGCCGTCTGCGGTGACGCAAGCGGACGTGAAAGCCGAGATCGGCGCGGGGCTCGATGCGATCGCCGGTCACCCCAACGTGGCCCCGTTCATCTGCCGTTTGCTGATCCAGCGGCTGGTGAAATCGAATCCGTCACGGGCGTACCTGCGACGCGTGACGCGAATTTTTAATGACAACGGCCGCGGCGTTCGCGGTGACATCAAGGCGGTGGTCAAAGCAATCTTGACGGACCCGGAACTGTATCGCGGCCAACGTACGGTGCGGCGACGGAGCCCGACCCGCGTGGATGTGATCGTTCGCGGCACCGAATACAGCCGTCTGCGTGAACCGATCCTGCGTGCGACCTCCCTGATCCGAGTGATGCGGCCGACGACGAACTACGCGGCCGGCTACATGATGCTGTCCGCCGGCGTCGGCGGTGAGTTCGGCCAGATGCCCTTCCGTTCGCCCAGCGTTTTTAATTTCTACCTGCCCGACTTCCAGCCCCCCGGCGACTTGATCGGTTACACGCCGACGCGGCGAAACCCCTATGACGCGTTGGTCGCACCGGAGTTCCAAATCCTCAACGGCGTGACCGCCAACAAAACGCTGAATCGTTTGCGAGTCTGGACCTACAGGCGTTACGTGGAATATGGGATGCGAAAGGGCTCGTGCCGGATCACGTTCCACCTGGAACCGGAATTGGAGTTGGCGCGAGACCTGGCCAACCTGGATGAAATCCTGCAGCGTTTTGATCTCTGGTTGTGCAACGGGTCGATGAGCGAAGCGACCAAAACGAGCATCAAGAACGCCCTCGCCAGCGAACCGTCCGCCTCCAACGTCGAGCGTCTCGAAGTGATGCTCAACGCCGTGGTCCTGTCCCCGGACTGCGCGATTGAACAATAG
- a CDS encoding sugar kinase translates to MIELRNDAKYALVIPTSMGTRLTPVDHQPFHCSDTFKMQATSAESNVGSVSSFLGLPVKILTAFVKDSPIARFIKDDLARRHMDYEGPEFEQATPWGVRHQINMADSGWGSRGPRVQNDRAGEVGRLLSVKDFDLDRIFRDEGAKIVHMSGLIAALSEETSQFCLEIARAAKKHGARIAFDLNHRASFWVGREDELSAAFKEIASLSDILIGNEEDFQLCLDIQGPEAGGKDIGAKIDGFKEMIGRVKKEYADTTLFATTLREVESANSHMWGAIVSHGTDFTVVEPRQIGVLDRIGGGDGFVGGLLYGVLNGWDVEKSTQFGWATGALAATMLTDYGQPADEDQVWSIWQGNARVKR, encoded by the coding sequence ATGATCGAACTTCGCAATGACGCCAAGTACGCCCTCGTCATCCCCACCAGCATGGGCACCCGGCTGACGCCGGTCGACCATCAGCCGTTCCACTGCAGCGACACCTTCAAGATGCAAGCGACGAGCGCCGAGTCGAACGTCGGCAGCGTGTCGTCCTTTCTCGGATTGCCGGTCAAGATTTTGACGGCGTTCGTCAAAGACAGTCCGATCGCGCGGTTCATCAAGGACGACTTGGCGCGGCGACACATGGACTACGAAGGCCCCGAATTCGAACAAGCCACACCCTGGGGCGTTCGGCACCAGATCAACATGGCCGACAGCGGTTGGGGCTCGCGCGGACCACGCGTCCAGAACGACCGCGCCGGTGAAGTCGGACGCCTGCTCAGCGTCAAAGACTTTGATTTGGATCGGATCTTTCGCGACGAAGGGGCAAAGATCGTTCACATGTCTGGCTTGATCGCCGCGTTGTCCGAAGAAACCAGCCAGTTCTGTTTGGAAATCGCCCGCGCGGCCAAGAAGCACGGCGCGCGGATTGCATTTGACCTCAACCACCGGGCTTCGTTTTGGGTCGGCCGCGAAGACGAATTGTCGGCCGCGTTCAAAGAGATCGCCAGCCTCTCGGACATCCTGATCGGCAACGAAGAAGACTTTCAATTGTGCCTGGATATCCAGGGACCCGAAGCCGGAGGAAAAGACATCGGGGCGAAAATCGATGGTTTCAAAGAGATGATCGGGCGGGTCAAAAAGGAGTATGCCGACACGACCTTGTTTGCCACCACGCTGCGGGAAGTCGAAAGTGCCAACTCCCACATGTGGGGCGCCATCGTCTCTCACGGAACCGACTTTACCGTCGTCGAGCCACGCCAAATCGGAGTCTTGGATCGGATCGGCGGCGGTGATGGTTTCGTCGGCGGACTGCTCTATGGCGTGCTCAACGGATGGGATGTCGAAAAGAGCACGCAATTCGGTTGGGCCACCGGGGCGCTGGCGGCAACCATGCTGACCGATTACGGCCAACCCGCCGACGAAGATCAGGTGTGGAGCATCTGGCAGGGCAACGCGCGCGTCAAACGCTAA